From Rutidosis leptorrhynchoides isolate AG116_Rl617_1_P2 chromosome 3, CSIRO_AGI_Rlap_v1, whole genome shotgun sequence, a single genomic window includes:
- the LOC139900039 gene encoding uncharacterized protein: MVEEPEPPFRPREKLIQKQKYFQSIHNKPTYLKGPFDKITSVAIPLALATSSLYLIGRGIYNMSHGIGKKE; the protein is encoded by the exons ATGGTTGAGGAACCTGAACCACCTTTTAGGCCAAGAGAGAAACTCATCcagaagcaaaagtattttcaaagcATCCATAATAAACCAACTTATCTTAAAGGTCCTTTCGACAAGATCACTTCTGTCGCTATTCCTCTTGCATTAGCAACTTCTTCCCTTTATCTTATC GGACGCGGTATCTATAACATGTCTCATGGGATCGGAAAAAAAGAATAA
- the LOC139896215 gene encoding serine/threonine-protein kinase D6PK-like: MGAFYGTSEIVELEESSKVKKRFDVEDEISRLVESIRVTARTKGLPQVVKDRHKKSMKRPMRIGPYQSSQTGTSEPVNLKQALRGLSISHASEMAAIKRSSKQARVSVVLEGGPVKRSQVASSEDYNDNISYQQVSNIPEKTSVTELVQNRNLKLKLSSLSIRSKKKLLVLDEIQPSSVVNKPELVTEVKQRTNNIPDSKSRSREKGDFSQSSKSSVGECSSSTSFSCDSGVSRSWCRPHMSRDSRWEAISCAQKQHGGLNIRNFKLVKKIGGGDTGNVYLAELIGSNCFFALKVLDNEELGVRKKAMRAQTEREILQLLDHPFLPTLFSQFTTDKYSCLVIEYCPGGDLHVLRQKQPNNCFYEQAARFYVAEILLALEYLHMLGIVYRDLKPENILIREDGHIMLTDFDLSLRCDPNPTMIKPSSPHVECPKDTESSCIDPFCLQPSWQVPCFTPKISAPKLNSDPPVQLSALPQLVVEPTGTRSNSFVGTHEYLAPEIIKGEGHGSPVDWWTFGILLYELLYGRTPFKGVGDDDTLANVVSQGLKFPEIPIVSTHARDLIKNLLQKDPENRLGSLKGAAEIKQHRFFEGLNWALIRCATPPEVPTLCDVTSTGPKATGERLVLDMF, encoded by the exons ATGGGGGCTTTTTACGGCACTAGTGAAATCGTTGAATTGGAAGAATCTAGTAAAGTTAAAAAACGGTTTGATGTTGAAGATGAAATCAGCCGACTTGTTGAGTCAATTAGGGTTACTGCAAGGACCAAGGGTTTACCCCAAGTTGTTAAAGATAGACATAAGAAATCCATGAAAAGACCAATGAGAATTGGCCCATATCAATCATCACAAACTGGAACTTCAGAACCCGTTAATTTAAAGCAGGCACTGAGAGGATTAAGCATATCGCATGCGTCAGAAATGGCAGCTATAAAGAGATCATCAAAACAAGCACGGGTTTCAGTAGTATTGGAAGGTGGACCGGTCAAACGGTCACAGGTAGCATCAAGTGAAGACTACAATGATAATATTAGTTATCAACAGGTTTCTAATATTCCAGAAAAAACATCAGTGACAGAATTGGTGCAGAACAGAAACCTTAAATTGAAACTTTCTTCTTTATCCATCCGTTCTAAAAAGAAACTTCTGGTTTTAGACGAAATCCAACCGTCCTCGGTTGTTAATAAACCAGAATTAGTTACAGAAGTTAAACAGAGAACTAATAATATACCCGATAGCAAATCAAGATCAAGAGAAAAAGGCGATTTTTCGCAGAGCTCAAAGAGTAGTGTTGGTGAATGCAGCAGCAGTACAAGTTTTAGTTGTGATAGCGGTGTTAGCAGAAGTTGGTGTAGGCCCCACATGTCAAGAGATTCAAGATGGGAAGCTATTAGTTGTGCGCAAAAGCAACATGGAGGCTTAAATATAAGAAACTTCAAGTTGGTCAAAAAAATTGGAGGTGGAGACACTGGAAACGTTTATCTTGCTGAGCTTATCGGCTCGAATTGCTTTTTTGCTTTAAAAGTTTTGGATAACGAGGAGTTAGGCGTTAGGAAAAAAGCTATGCGGGCTCAAACCGAAAGGGAGATATTGCAATTGCTTGATCACCCGTTTCTCCCTACTTTATTTTCTCAGTTTACAACTGATAAATATTCATGCTTAGTTATTGAATATTGTCCTGGTGGTGATTTGCACGTGCTCAGACAAAAACAGCCCAACAATTGCTTCTATGAACAAGCTGCCAG GTTTTATGTTGCTGAAATCCTTCTTGCGTTGGAGTACTTACACATGCTTGGTATTGTATATCGCGACTTGAAACCAGAAAACATATTGATACGAGAAGATGGTCATATAATGCTAACAGATTTTGATTTGTCTCTAAGATGTGATCCGAACCCGACAATGATAAAACCGTCATCACCGCATGTCGAATGCCCAAAAGACACAGAGTCAAGCTGCATTGACCCGTTCTGTCTCCAACCATCTTGGCAAGTCCCCTGTTTCACTCCAAAAATATCTGCACCAAAGCTAAATTCCGATCCACCTGTCCAGCTCAGCGCTTTACCGCAACTAGTAGTTGAGCCCACGGGTACTCGGTCCAACTCCTTTGTTGGGACCCACGAGTACTTGGCTCCCGAGATCATAAAAGGTGAAGGCCATGGGAGTCCAGTAGACTGGTGGACATTTGGGATTTTATTATACGAGCTTTTATACGGTAGAACACCGTTTAAAGGCGTTGGAGATGATGATACATTAGCGAATGTTGTATCCCAGGGTCTAAAGTTTCCTGAAATCCCGATCGTGAGTACTCATGCAAGAGACTTGATTAAAAATTTGCTACAGAAGGATCCGGAAAATAGGTTAGGTTCGTTAAAAGGAGCTGCAGAGATCAAACAGCATCGGTTCTTTGAGGGTCTGAACTGGGCTTTGATACGTTGTGCAACCCCACCAGAGGTGCCTACTTTGTGCGATGTTACGAGTACTGGTCCAAAGGCTACAGGTGAGCGTTTGGTGTTAGATATGTTTTAA